In Deltaproteobacteria bacterium, the DNA window GTCGTCGAGCGGATGCGCATCGACGAGATCATCGCGGCGACGCCGTCGGCCACCGGCGAGCAGATGCGCGTCATCACGCGCCACTGCCGCGAGGCCGGCGTGCCGTTCAAGGTGCTGCCGGCCACCTGGGAGGTGCTCGAGGGCCGGGCCTCGCTCGGCCTCGCGCGCGAGGTGGACATCAACGACCTGCTCCGGCGCCCGCGCGTCCAGCTCGACCTCGACGCCATCGGCGAGTTCCTGACCGCGCGGCGGGTGCTCGTGACCGGCGCGGCCGGCTCGATCGGGGCCGAGATCTGCAGCCAGGTGTTGCGATTCAAGCCGGCCAGGCTCGTCTGCCTCGACCACGCCGAGAACGGCCTGTTCTTTCTCGAGCGAAATCTGGCGCGCCTCGGCATCGCCGCCGACATCTCGTACTGCCTGGCCGACGTCACCGAGGGCGCGCACCTCGACGCCATCTTCCGCCGAGAACGTCCCGACGTCGTGTTCCACGCCGCCGCCCACAAACACGTGCCGATGCTCGAGGCCAACCCGGTCGAGGGCGCGCGCAACAACGTCCTCGGCACCGAGACCGTGGCCACCCTCGCCGGCCGCCACGGCGCGGCCGCGTTCGTCATGATCTCGACCGACAAGGCGGTCAACCCGACCAGCGTCATGGGCGCGACCAAGCGCATCGCCGAGCGCCTGGTGCAGTGCCTGCCCTTCGATACCCGCTACACCACCGTGCGGTTCGGCAACGTGCTCGGCTCCGCTGGCAGCGTCGTGCCGATCCTCAAGGACCAGATCGCCGCCGGCGGCCCCGTCACCATCACCCACCCCGACATGCGCCGCTACTTCATGACCATCCCCGAGGCGGTCGAGCTGGTCCTGCAGGCGGCCGCCATGGGCGACGGCAACGAGATCTTCGTCCTCGACATGGGCGAGCCGGTCAAGATCGTCGACCTCGCGAACGACCTCATCCGCCTGTCGGGCCTCGAGCCCGGCCGCGACATCGACATCGTCTTCACCGGCGTCCGCCCGGGCGAAAAGCTGTTGGAAGAACTCTACCTCGACGCCGAAGCGCACCGGCCGACGTCCCACCCCAAGATCCTTGTCGCACGCCACGTGCCGCTCGACGAGG includes these proteins:
- a CDS encoding polysaccharide biosynthesis protein is translated as VVERMRIDEIIAATPSATGEQMRVITRHCREAGVPFKVLPATWEVLEGRASLGLAREVDINDLLRRPRVQLDLDAIGEFLTARRVLVTGAAGSIGAEICSQVLRFKPARLVCLDHAENGLFFLERNLARLGIAADISYCLADVTEGAHLDAIFRRERPDVVFHAAAHKHVPMLEANPVEGARNNVLGTETVATLAGRHGAAAFVMISTDKAVNPTSVMGATKRIAERLVQCLPFDTRYTTVRFGNVLGSAGSVVPILKDQIAAGGPVTITHPDMRRYFMTIPEAVELVLQAAAMGDGNEIFVLDMGEPVKIVDLANDLIRLSGLEPGRDIDIVFTGVRPGEKLLEELYLDAEAHRPTSHPKILVARHVPLDEAAFRRALDDLKQAIAAHDAGAVRRIIPRLVPEFQGDRAAGNVVPFEPAAPRGA